The Lysobacterales bacterium region GCCTGATCCGCCTCCGTTGATGTCGCGAGCAAGGCGGCGGACAGCGGCCTGCCATACCTGCGCTTGCGCTCTTCGGTGTAGTCCCACCAGGGCCTGGGCGCCGCGCCCCCCAGGAAGTCGGTGACTGACATCAGCACATCGAGCACACAGGGGTCCTGGCGCGTCCCCGAGGCGATGCAGAGGGCCTGGTACAGATGCCATGGATCAGCCCCGACGAGCTGCGAGGGCTGGGTAAACCCGAGAAGCTCGAAGTCGCCAGCCGATGCCGGCCCGATGTTCGGAAGGTCCGTGAACTTTGCGACCCTGCTCCTGATGACCTTGGCGGGATTCATTTTGGCAACCCCCTGGGTTGAGACGGGCAGCGGAGCCGCTACCGCTCCTGCGAACGGTTGGGCCAGCCCGGCGTGAGGCCCTCTTGGGCCCGCACTCTGCCACCCGCTGAGGGTGCGGTCATAGGCGGCAAGTCAGACGAGCTG contains the following coding sequences:
- a CDS encoding helix-hairpin-helix domain-containing protein, yielding MNPAKVIRSRVAKFTDLPNIGPASAGDFELLGFTQPSQLVGADPWHLYQALCIASGTRQDPCVLDVLMSVTDFLGGAAPRPWWDYTEERKRRYGRPLSAALLATSTEADQAGPVAPTRRPTSPSALPAFISTPADSRKKKLR